The Impatiens glandulifera chromosome 3, dImpGla2.1, whole genome shotgun sequence genome contains a region encoding:
- the LOC124929364 gene encoding eukaryotic initiation factor 4A-2 isoform X2: MAGSAPEGSQFDASKFDAKMNELLVEDFFTSYDEVHDSFDAMGLQENLLRGIYAYGFEKPSAIQQRGIVPFCKGVDVIQQAQSGTGKTATFCSGILQQLDYSLVDCQALVLAPTRELAQQIEKVMRALGDYLGVKVHACVGGTSVREDQRILQSGVHVVVGTPGRVFDMLRRQSLRADHIKMFVLDEADEMLSRGFKDQIYDIFQLLPPKIQVGVFSATMPPEALEITRKFMNKPVRILVKRDELTLEGIKQFYVNIEKEEWKLETLCDLYETLAITQSVIFVNTRRKVDWLTDKMRSRDHTVSATHGDMDQNTRDIIMREFRSGSSRVLITTDLLARGIDVQQVSLVINFDLPTQPENYLHRIGRSGRFGRKGVAINFVTKDDERMLGDIQRFYNVTVEELPANVADLL, from the exons ATGGCTGGCTCTGCTCCTGAAGGTTCTCAATTTGATGCATCTAAATTTGATGCCAAGATGAATGAATT GCTGGTTGAAGATTTCTTCACCTCTTATGATGAAGTTCATGACAGCTTTGATGCAATGGGCTTACAAGAAAACCTTTTAAGAGGCATTTATGCTTATG gttttgagaagccatCAGCAATTCAGCAAAGGGGAATTGTTCCTTTCTGCAAAGGAGTTGATGTGATTCAACAGGCACAGTCTGGAACTGGAAAAACAGCAACTTTCTGCTCTGGAATTTTGCAGCAGCTTGATTACAGCTTAGTTGATTGCCAAGCTTTAGTCCTTGCTCCTACTCGTGAGCTTGCGCAGCAAATAGAAAAGGTTATGCGTGCACTTGGTGATTATCTTGGTGTAAAGGTTCATGCTTGTGTGGGAGGAACTAGTGTTCGTGAGGATCAACGCATCCTTCAAAGTGGAGTTCATGTCGTTGTTGGCACGCCTGGTCGTGTTTTTGACATGCTGAGGAGGCAGTCACTTCGTGCTGACCATATCAAAATGTTTGTGTTGGATGAAGCTGATGAAATGCTTTCAAGAGGGTTCAAGGATCAG ATCTATGACATTTTCCAGCTGCTGCCACCAAAAATCCAAGTTGGGGTTTTCTCTGCTACAATGCCACCCGAAGCCCTCGAAATCACCCGTAAGTTCATGAACAAACCCGTAAGGATCCTTGTCAAACGTGACGAACTCACCCTCGAAGGTATCAAGCAATTCTACGTAAACATCGAGAAAGAAGAATGGAAACTTGAGACCCTATGCGATCTCTACGAAACCCTAGCCATCACTCAGAGCGTCATCTTCGTCAACACCAGGCGAAAGGTCGACTGGCTAACCGACAAGATGCGCAGCCGCGATCACACAGTTTCGGCCACTCACGGTGACATGGATCAGAATACACGTGACATCATTATGCGCGAGTTTCGCTCGGGTTCTTCTCGAGTTTTAATCACCACTGATCTTTTGGCACGTGGAATTGATGTTCAACAAGTTTCGCTTGTGATTAACTTTGACCTTCCTACTCAGCCAGAGAATTATCTTCATAGAATTGGTAGGAGTGGTCGGTTTGGGAGGAAGGGTGTTGCTATTAACTTTGTGACCAAGGATGATGAGAGGATGCTTGGAGATATTCAGAGGTTTTATAATGTCACTGTTGAAGAGCTCCCTGCCAATGTTGCTGATCTTctttga
- the LOC124932446 gene encoding uncharacterized protein LOC124932446 codes for MQIESYKPSSNYPHELRSYSTSYSSSSSSNYPNNDIKLKKGKSTNETSSSSSSSSSWGFGDPEFQRKKRVASYKTYAVEGKIKGSFRKSFRWLKLKYSQVVYGL; via the coding sequence ATGCAGATAGAAAGCTACAAACCCAGTTCAAATTATCCTCATGAATTAAGATCATACAGtacttcatattcttcttcttcttcttcaaattaTCCAAACAATGATATAAAGCTGAAGAAAGGGAAAAGCACAAACGagacatcttcatcatcatcttcttcttcatcttggGGATTTGGTGATCCAGAGTTTCAGAGAAAGAAAAGGGTTGCTAGTTATAAGACTTATGCTGTCGAAGGAAAGATCAAAGGTTCATTCAGAAAAAGTTTCAGATGGCTCAAGCTTAAGTATTCCCAGGTTGTTTATGGTTTGtga
- the LOC124930574 gene encoding uncharacterized protein LOC124930574, protein MEGTEINWARSVFSNLMEMVRPASDRSWGYAVQLGKIFLHLKIKVGPGVGILKRSIIRSRHFLPRKQSASSSTEDEEWDDEEADTEGTENRTDHDGDNDERADDGNFNREEADEAEAERLAQNIFQGIIRRDEDVIDLYLEWHEYRFNTKYKDILSDHSQEHCIARLEEVEDNILRLTKSTPLVLEKLEKGKLEIRQEIERLEAICKQKQVPVYTAPVIEDFQTDWTTEDTVTPRDIETPLPENDEVPTSKTVEEQTLENVEVPISEVPVTNLEEAVTLETPTEVVDITDSGERADPDTTEQSPPTPPPEATVSVPPKEWIEDRLQEFEASVSERIGEQLKKFEVSTSGQMEDRLQKFEASISEMIDDRIVEHNVSKLQPFKDSADKIFDSAIKFADATKLVVDHTQTRLEQLSTGLWEEAGERENCAQHIVALEGLTSELKKDFERERLDAEVSRDKEAPRATQLTEEEVEAERIRRAESMYPGYAEQIARQAAADAERLETEQRRLAGFAKEHEKKKKAAASASAPTASASEPKKRKKPASKKVRIVEMLNIISDPVETGTSQQDDQVENELEEQLRYRSKRPRHST, encoded by the exons ATGGAAGGCACAGagatcaactgggcaagatcggttTTCAGCAATCTTATGGAAATGGTGAGACCGGCCTCTGACAGGTCTTGGGGGTATGCCGTACAACTCGGCAAGATCTTCTTACATCTAAAGATCaaagtcggtcccggtgttggaaTACTAAAACGCAGCATCATTCGATCAAGGCATTTTCTTCCAAGAAAGcagtcggcctccagttccacag aggatgaggagtgggACGATGAGGAAGCCGATACAGAGGGAACCGAAAACAGAACGGACCATGACG GAGACAATGATGAAAGAGCCGATGATGGAAACTTCAACAGAGAGGAGGCAGACGAAGCGGAGGCCGAAAGActagcccagaatatctttcagggcattatCAGAAGAGACGAGGATGTCATTGACCTATATctggagtggcatgagtaccGGTTTAATACAAAGTATAAAGACATCCTATCGGACCACTCGCAAGAACACTGCATcgccagattggaggaagtggaggacaaTATCCTACGTCTCACCAAATCCA CACCGCTAGTATTAGAAAAGCTTGAAAAGGGCAAATTGGAAATACGCCAAGAGATAGAGCGGTTAGAGGCTATATGCAAACAGAAACAAGTTCCGGTGTATACCGCTCCGGTCATCGAAGATTTTCAAACAGACTGGACAACAGAGGACACCGTGACACCAAGGGACATTGAGACACCACTGCCAGAAAATGATGAGGTACCGACTTCAAAGACTGTTGAAGAACAAACTCTAGAAAATGTCGAGGTACCGATCTCGGAAGTTCCGGTTACGAACTTGGAGGAGGCGGTCACATTAGAAACACCTACTGAGGTTGTTGACATAACAGACTCCGGTGAGAGAGCAGATCCTGATACGACCGAGCAGTCCCCTCCCACTCCACCACCGGAAGCCACCGTTTCAGTTCCTCCTAAGGAATGGATTGAAGACCGGCTCCAAGAGTTTGAAGCATCCGTTTCGGAACGGATTGGTGAACAACTCAAGAAATTTGAAGTGTCCACGTCAGGGCAAATGGAAGACCGGCTTCAGAAATTTGAGGCATCAATATCAGAGATGATTGATGACCGGATAGTTGAACACAACGTCTCTaagcttcaaccattcaaggatagcGCCGATAAAATATTTGACTCGGCCATAAAGTTCGCCGATGCGACGAAGCTGGTTGTGGATCACACTCAAACACGCCTGGAGCAACTCagcaccggactatgggaagaggccggtgagcgagaaAACTGTGCTCAGCATATTGTAGCTCTGGAGGGTCTCACGTCggaattaaagaaggatttcgaacgg gaaaggctggacgccgaGGTTAGCAGAGACAAAGAGGCGCCACGAGCGACTCAGCTGACCGAAGAAGAAGTAGAGGCCGAGAGAATAAGAAGGGCTGAGAGCATGTATCCAGGGTATGCTGAGCAAATAGCAAGACAAGCCGCAGCGGATGCCGAACGATTAGAAACGGAGCAACGACGGCTGGCGGGATTTGCGAAGGAAcacgagaaaaagaagaaagcggccgcctccgcttcagcaccgACCGCCTCTGCCTCAGAAccgaagaagagaaagaagccGGCTAGTAAGAAAGTTCGGATTGTGGAGATGCTCAATATAATTTCTGACCCGGTCGagacgggtacttcgcagcaagacgACCAAGTCGAGAATGAGctcgaagaacagctgcggtacCGATCTAAAAGACCACGACACTCCACGTAa
- the LOC124929364 gene encoding eukaryotic initiation factor 4A-2 isoform X1: MNFYCADMAGSAPEGSQFDASKFDAKMNELLVEDFFTSYDEVHDSFDAMGLQENLLRGIYAYGFEKPSAIQQRGIVPFCKGVDVIQQAQSGTGKTATFCSGILQQLDYSLVDCQALVLAPTRELAQQIEKVMRALGDYLGVKVHACVGGTSVREDQRILQSGVHVVVGTPGRVFDMLRRQSLRADHIKMFVLDEADEMLSRGFKDQIYDIFQLLPPKIQVGVFSATMPPEALEITRKFMNKPVRILVKRDELTLEGIKQFYVNIEKEEWKLETLCDLYETLAITQSVIFVNTRRKVDWLTDKMRSRDHTVSATHGDMDQNTRDIIMREFRSGSSRVLITTDLLARGIDVQQVSLVINFDLPTQPENYLHRIGRSGRFGRKGVAINFVTKDDERMLGDIQRFYNVTVEELPANVADLL; this comes from the exons ATGAATTTCTACTGTGCAGACATGGCTGGCTCTGCTCCTGAAGGTTCTCAATTTGATGCATCTAAATTTGATGCCAAGATGAATGAATT GCTGGTTGAAGATTTCTTCACCTCTTATGATGAAGTTCATGACAGCTTTGATGCAATGGGCTTACAAGAAAACCTTTTAAGAGGCATTTATGCTTATG gttttgagaagccatCAGCAATTCAGCAAAGGGGAATTGTTCCTTTCTGCAAAGGAGTTGATGTGATTCAACAGGCACAGTCTGGAACTGGAAAAACAGCAACTTTCTGCTCTGGAATTTTGCAGCAGCTTGATTACAGCTTAGTTGATTGCCAAGCTTTAGTCCTTGCTCCTACTCGTGAGCTTGCGCAGCAAATAGAAAAGGTTATGCGTGCACTTGGTGATTATCTTGGTGTAAAGGTTCATGCTTGTGTGGGAGGAACTAGTGTTCGTGAGGATCAACGCATCCTTCAAAGTGGAGTTCATGTCGTTGTTGGCACGCCTGGTCGTGTTTTTGACATGCTGAGGAGGCAGTCACTTCGTGCTGACCATATCAAAATGTTTGTGTTGGATGAAGCTGATGAAATGCTTTCAAGAGGGTTCAAGGATCAG ATCTATGACATTTTCCAGCTGCTGCCACCAAAAATCCAAGTTGGGGTTTTCTCTGCTACAATGCCACCCGAAGCCCTCGAAATCACCCGTAAGTTCATGAACAAACCCGTAAGGATCCTTGTCAAACGTGACGAACTCACCCTCGAAGGTATCAAGCAATTCTACGTAAACATCGAGAAAGAAGAATGGAAACTTGAGACCCTATGCGATCTCTACGAAACCCTAGCCATCACTCAGAGCGTCATCTTCGTCAACACCAGGCGAAAGGTCGACTGGCTAACCGACAAGATGCGCAGCCGCGATCACACAGTTTCGGCCACTCACGGTGACATGGATCAGAATACACGTGACATCATTATGCGCGAGTTTCGCTCGGGTTCTTCTCGAGTTTTAATCACCACTGATCTTTTGGCACGTGGAATTGATGTTCAACAAGTTTCGCTTGTGATTAACTTTGACCTTCCTACTCAGCCAGAGAATTATCTTCATAGAATTGGTAGGAGTGGTCGGTTTGGGAGGAAGGGTGTTGCTATTAACTTTGTGACCAAGGATGATGAGAGGATGCTTGGAGATATTCAGAGGTTTTATAATGTCACTGTTGAAGAGCTCCCTGCCAATGTTGCTGATCTTctttga